The window TATCGGCAAGAAAGTCCAATTCTGCCCGGTCCCCGAACCTGGTTTTCGAGATCCAGGACTGGATCCCCTTGAAAATGTCCAGATCGCGCCTGCCGTTCAGCCGGGGATGCCTCGAAAATTCCTTCCACCGCCTCTGGCACAGATAATTCCCCCTGCCCTTCAGGTTGCAGACCAGGAACTTTTTGGGAATCAGTCTGGACAGAAGTGGAATATCCTTGAAATAGATCTGTTCCTGGAGGTTCTTGGTGCCGGTTGAAATAACAACCTTCTGCCCGCTGCCGATCGCCGGGATCAGGTAGGCCAGGGTTTTCCCCGTCCCGGTCCCCGCCTCGACCAGAAGAGGCATGTCATCCACAAGGGATGCAGCTACGGCCTTACTCATCCTGATTTGGTCGGGCCGGTGTTCATAGCGGCTGAACATCCCGGCCAGCTTGCCCTGCCGGTCAAGAATGGACTCGATCAGGCATTCCAGTTCCTGAAGGGTCTGGAGAGTCTTCATGACTTTGTCCCTTCAGGCTTCTGGCTCTCCATCTTGCGTTGAGCCAGGCTGATGATGACTTCCTGAGCAATTTCTTCTATGGATTTTCCCGTGACATCGATCACCGGCCAGGCAGGCGCAGTGTGGTAGAGAGATTCCGCATACGAGACCTCTTTCTGAACGGCATTGATATCGGAATAGCTGTTTTTGACAGGCAGATTGAATTTCTCCATCCGGCTCTTCCGGATCCTGGCGAGCTGCTCGGCTTCGATGGTCAGTCCGACGATCTTCCTCTGGTCGATGCGGCTTAAAATGTCGAACGGCTGTATGCCCGGAATAATCGGCACATTGGCCACTTTCCATCCGCGGGAGGCAAGATAGACACTTAAAGGGGTCTTGGAGGTCCGGGATATCCCTACAATGACAATATCAGCCTGATCCAGCGACGAAACGTTCTTTCCATCATCGTGATCCACGGTAAAATTCATGGCCTCGATCCGGGGATCAACTTCAGAGGGAGAAAACTTGAATGTGCCCGGCACTCCCCTGGGAGTAACCTTGAACAGTTCCTCCAGCCTCAGAAGCAGAGGGCCGAGAAGGTCGATGGCCGGAACATTGGCTGCCCTGGCTTCCTGAATAATCGCTTCCCGCAGCCTGGGAGAAACCAGGGTAAAGACAATGATGCCCTGCTCCTCTTGGGCCTGCCAGACTACCTGGCTGATATCCGCGCTTCCCTTCATCTGCGGCTTTACCTGGATTTCCACTCCCACATCAGGGAACTGGGCCAGAACCGCCTGGACCACTGTCCTGGCTGTTGCGGCTGTACCATCTGAAACCGCAAAAATAATAAAGTTTTTCACAATAGGCTTTCCTCCCTGCCCTCTATTATCTCCCACCCGGTCAGGAAAGGTCAAGGAGAAGGGTATAAAAAAATTGACAATACCTGATTTACCATTTAAGATAAAATATCGAAAAGTCAGGAGTCAGGAGTATTGGTATCTCAATAATCACGGAGGACCCTTGTGCATGGAGCATAAAGACAAAAAGATCTGGATGGATGGAAGCCTTGTCGACTATGAGTTGGCTACGGTCCATGTATTGACTCATTCCCTGCATTATGGATTAGGAGTTTTTGAAGGTATCCGGTGTTACAAAACCAGTCAGGGCACCTCGGTTTTCCGGCTGGAGGAGCATCTTGATCGGTTTTTGAATTCTGCCGCTATCGTCCAGTTGACTTCCCCCTTTTCCAAGGAAGCCTTGCGGGAGGCCATAAAAGAGACGATCAGGGTGAACCGACTGGAGGCAGGCTATATCCGTCCGATCCTGTTTATCGGAGATGGAGCCATGGGGCTCTATGCCAAGGGGAACCCGGTGCGGGTGGCGATCGCTGTCTGGCCCTGGGGAAGCTATCTGGGAGAGGAGGGTCTGGAAAAGGGAGTCCGGATCAGGATTTCTTCCTATATCAGGCAGTCTGCCGGCATCAGCCTGCATCTTGCCAAACTGACCGGTAATTACATCATTTCCCAACTTGCCAAGCGGGAAGCGATCCAGGATGGCTATGACGAAGCCCTGCTCCTGGATCAGGAAGGCTTCGTTGCCGAAGGTCCGGGGGAAAATATCTTCATGGTCAGGGATGGAGTGGTGTATACTCCGCCGGTAGACAATATTCTGGAAGGTATTACCCGCGATTCGGTCATGAAGATTGCCGCCAGGGAGAATATCCCGGTTGTAGTCAAGAGGTTTACCCGTGACGAGCTTTATATCGCCGATGAGGCATTTTTCTGTGGGACCGCTGCCGAGGTTACTCCAATCCGGGAGGTGGATGGCCGCACCATCGGATCCGGAAGGCGGGGAGAAATAACCCGCAAATTGCAGCAAACCTATTTCGATGTCGTTCATGGACGCAATCCGGACTTTTTCTACTGGCTCACCTATGTCGGAGAGTGACCGGTTCACGGCCATAAAGGCAGGAGGCGAAGGAGTATGGTAAGACTTTGAAAAAGAAATTTCTCCTCGGTTTGCTCATCAGTGCGTTCTGTTTATTCCTGGTATTCCGGAATATTGATTTCATTGCCCTTCGCAAGTCTCTGGCTGAAGTTCAATACGGGTATCTTCTGGCGGCGCTTTTTTTTGTTTTCCTGTTCACCCTTTTTCGGGCCGTGCGCTGGAAGTATCTGCTCGATCCGGTGAAAAAAATCGGGACAGCGGATTTATTTGAAGTCACAACTATCGGCTATCTGGCCAACAATGTCCTGCCAGCCAGGATCGGGGAAGTGGTCAGGGCCCTTGTGCTGAGCAAAACCGAAGGGATCAGTGGAGCTTCATCCCTGGCAACTATCGTTACCGAGCGCTTTTTCGATATTCTCACCCTGCTCTTCATCCTGGCCTTCGGCTCCCGGCATCTGCCCCTGCCGCAGGCCAAAGGTTATGTAATTTCCCTGGCTGCCGGATCATTCGGCATTCTCGTTGCCTTTGCGCTCCTGATGCGGCATCGGCAGGAATGGCTTTTCAAGATGATTCGCAGGCTTATCGAGCCGGTCTCCCGGAAAATGGCTGACCGGGTGCAGCAGTCGATTCATGGCTTCGGGCAGGGCCTGCAGGTATTGCACTGCCGCGGGCATCTGATAGCGGTCTTTCTGCTGTCGGCCTTTGTCGGCCTGTCAATGGGGGGAATCTACTACTTTGCAGCCCTGGCCTTTGGCATTCCCCTGACCTTCTCCAAGCTGCTCCTTCTCATCTCCATGATTTTTCTTGGGATCAGCATCCCCTCTTCGCCGGGATTTATCGGCACCTTTCACTACTTCTGCATCAAGGGGCTCCTGCTCGGGGGGGTGAAAGATAAACATCTGGCTTTAAGTTATGCCATTGTCATCCACTTGATTCAATACATCCCCGAATCTCTGGCCGGGCTGTTTTTTCTGTGGAAGAAAGGCCTTTCACTCGGGGAAATCAATACGGCCGAGGTGCCGATCGAGGTGGTGCAGGAATGAATTCTCCTCTTGACAGTCTTAACCCTGTTCAACGCGAAGCGGTGCAGCATACCGAAGGACCGCTGTTGATCCTGGCCGGAGCAGGCTCCGGAAAGACCCGGACCATTACCTACCGGATATGGTACCTTATCACCCAGAAGAATGTTTCC is drawn from bacterium and contains these coding sequences:
- a CDS encoding pyruvate, water dikinase regulatory protein, with the protein product MKNFIIFAVSDGTAATARTVVQAVLAQFPDVGVEIQVKPQMKGSADISQVVWQAQEEQGIIVFTLVSPRLREAIIQEARAANVPAIDLLGPLLLRLEELFKVTPRGVPGTFKFSPSEVDPRIEAMNFTVDHDDGKNVSSLDQADIVIVGISRTSKTPLSVYLASRGWKVANVPIIPGIQPFDILSRIDQRKIVGLTIEAEQLARIRKSRMEKFNLPVKNSYSDINAVQKEVSYAESLYHTAPAWPVIDVTGKSIEEIAQEVIISLAQRKMESQKPEGTKS
- a CDS encoding branched-chain amino acid transaminase; the encoded protein is MCMEHKDKKIWMDGSLVDYELATVHVLTHSLHYGLGVFEGIRCYKTSQGTSVFRLEEHLDRFLNSAAIVQLTSPFSKEALREAIKETIRVNRLEAGYIRPILFIGDGAMGLYAKGNPVRVAIAVWPWGSYLGEEGLEKGVRIRISSYIRQSAGISLHLAKLTGNYIISQLAKREAIQDGYDEALLLDQEGFVAEGPGENIFMVRDGVVYTPPVDNILEGITRDSVMKIAARENIPVVVKRFTRDELYIADEAFFCGTAAEVTPIREVDGRTIGSGRRGEITRKLQQTYFDVVHGRNPDFFYWLTYVGE
- a CDS encoding lysylphosphatidylglycerol synthase transmembrane domain-containing protein, which gives rise to MKKKFLLGLLISAFCLFLVFRNIDFIALRKSLAEVQYGYLLAALFFVFLFTLFRAVRWKYLLDPVKKIGTADLFEVTTIGYLANNVLPARIGEVVRALVLSKTEGISGASSLATIVTERFFDILTLLFILAFGSRHLPLPQAKGYVISLAAGSFGILVAFALLMRHRQEWLFKMIRRLIEPVSRKMADRVQQSIHGFGQGLQVLHCRGHLIAVFLLSAFVGLSMGGIYYFAALAFGIPLTFSKLLLLISMIFLGISIPSSPGFIGTFHYFCIKGLLLGGVKDKHLALSYAIVIHLIQYIPESLAGLFFLWKKGLSLGEINTAEVPIEVVQE